A section of the bacterium genome encodes:
- the rpoD gene encoding RNA polymerase sigma factor RpoD has translation MKGSEKLHKLIEEGKRNGALTYDQINDALSHEDLSAEQVDDILQTFADEGIRIVERIKEPQGFDETDEEEHGAKEGEAAEVDLTEMEGMPLDDSVRMWLREIGKTPLLTMDEEISLAKKIEVGNEEAKAVLTEANLRLVVSIAKRYSGRGMSFPDLIQEGNIGLIRAVEKFDYRKGYKFSTYATWWIRQAITRAIADQGRTIRIPVHMVETINRYIKTSSQLLQDLGRAPTSDEIAREMGIPTDRVSEIIRIAPEPLSLETPIGEEEDSHLADFIEDQEAISPAEAASNMILREKIEESLNKLTPRERDVLKMRFGLDDGYSRTLEEVGRHFKVTRERIRQIEAKALKKLRHPSRSKKLRDYLE, from the coding sequence ATGAAGGGCAGTGAGAAACTGCACAAGCTTATAGAAGAGGGCAAGCGAAACGGTGCTCTGACATACGATCAGATCAACGATGCCCTCAGCCACGAGGACCTCAGCGCGGAGCAAGTCGATGACATCTTGCAGACCTTTGCGGACGAAGGGATTCGCATAGTCGAGAGGATCAAGGAGCCGCAGGGCTTTGATGAAACCGATGAGGAAGAGCATGGTGCCAAGGAGGGCGAGGCCGCCGAGGTCGACCTGACCGAGATGGAAGGCATGCCCCTGGACGACTCCGTTCGGATGTGGCTGCGAGAGATCGGCAAGACTCCGCTTCTTACGATGGATGAGGAGATTTCGCTTGCAAAGAAGATCGAGGTGGGTAATGAAGAGGCGAAGGCCGTCCTCACGGAAGCCAACCTCAGACTGGTTGTAAGCATTGCAAAGAGATATTCTGGCCGGGGAATGAGCTTCCCTGATCTGATCCAGGAGGGCAACATCGGCCTTATACGCGCGGTCGAGAAGTTCGACTATCGCAAAGGATACAAGTTCAGCACATACGCCACATGGTGGATCAGACAGGCCATCACCCGTGCAATAGCGGACCAGGGCCGAACGATCCGAATCCCGGTCCACATGGTCGAGACGATCAACCGGTATATCAAGACCTCCAGCCAACTGCTGCAGGACCTTGGTAGAGCGCCCACCTCGGACGAGATCGCCCGCGAAATGGGCATCCCGACTGACAGGGTAAGCGAGATCATACGAATCGCGCCGGAGCCGCTTTCACTTGAAACGCCAATCGGCGAGGAAGAGGACAGCCATCTGGCCGACTTTATAGAGGATCAGGAAGCGATATCGCCTGCTGAGGCGGCATCCAATATGATCCTGCGCGAAAAGATCGAGGAGTCTCTCAATAAACTGACTCCCCGCGAGCGCGACGTGCTGAAGATGCGTTTCGGTCTGGATGACGGCTACTCACGCACCCTTGAAGAGGTCGGCAGACACTTCAAGGTCACTCGCGAGCGCATCCGCCAGATCGAAGCCAAAGCGCTGAAGAAGCTCCGACACCCGAGCCGGAGCAAGAAACTGCGAGATTATCTCGAATAA
- the dnaG gene encoding DNA primase produces the protein MNTFRYPVEEIRERCDLVEIISAHVALRKTGRTYKGLCPFHNEKTPSFNVDPDRQLWKCFGCGEGGDVFSFVQKIENLTFGEAVEQLARKVGVTIERSQQAARALSERERLFRANNLACTFFRKMLAGSSKAKEYLAKRGIVDSTVEKYKLGYALDGWDNLLNYLKQERVSPADAVKAGLIKPRESSQGFYDVFRDRLMFPILDSQERVIGFGGRVMGDGEPKYLNSPETPLFIKNRTLYGLNFARKAITSSDSVLIVEGYMDVIAAQEAGFENTVATLGTALTEEHVNVIARFTKNVILSFDSDSAGMKAALRSSPIFERAGFNTRILSMPKGEDPDSMLRGGNVSGFANVIASAVPIPDFKIRLIVDKHDMHSDEGKANALKEIALVLAEIDSVVDRERLIRSLAKYHPNFSTGTTLAEDHLRAEVNNARAKVARSTKYRPEKVMKETNGSAQKPLAKPSLVERSERLLLGIIILQNLDASKVFEVFSPKEFSGEQTRLLAKAVSRLYSETGKINMEQLRSQIADTACEKLLMDLLMDIDDSELNHPADKLIQVIQKHKKNEQRQRMRALADKIQAGEIKRDDPEYEEWAKLVKETSSPWRR, from the coding sequence TTGAACACCTTCCGCTACCCCGTGGAGGAGATCCGCGAACGGTGCGACCTGGTGGAGATAATCTCCGCGCATGTAGCTCTGCGGAAGACAGGCAGAACCTATAAGGGCCTGTGCCCTTTTCACAATGAAAAGACGCCGTCCTTTAATGTTGACCCGGACCGCCAGCTTTGGAAGTGTTTCGGGTGCGGCGAAGGAGGAGACGTCTTTTCTTTTGTGCAAAAAATTGAAAACCTGACATTCGGCGAGGCCGTTGAACAGCTTGCGCGAAAGGTCGGTGTCACGATTGAGCGCTCACAGCAGGCCGCCAGAGCATTAAGCGAACGGGAGCGCCTGTTCAGGGCAAACAATCTGGCGTGCACTTTCTTTCGGAAGATGCTGGCAGGCTCGTCAAAAGCTAAAGAGTATCTTGCAAAACGCGGCATTGTCGACTCGACCGTTGAAAAATACAAGCTGGGCTATGCGCTCGATGGTTGGGACAACCTGCTCAATTATCTCAAGCAGGAACGTGTCAGCCCGGCGGATGCCGTGAAGGCGGGGCTTATCAAGCCGCGAGAGAGTTCGCAGGGTTTTTACGATGTATTTCGAGACCGCCTGATGTTTCCGATCCTGGACTCGCAGGAACGGGTGATCGGTTTCGGCGGAAGGGTGATGGGAGATGGCGAGCCGAAGTATCTCAACTCGCCGGAGACGCCGCTGTTCATCAAAAATCGGACTTTGTACGGCCTCAACTTTGCCAGAAAGGCTATTACGTCGTCTGACAGCGTCTTAATAGTTGAAGGCTATATGGACGTGATCGCCGCACAGGAGGCTGGATTTGAAAACACTGTGGCAACGCTGGGAACGGCTCTCACCGAAGAACACGTAAATGTTATTGCGAGGTTCACGAAAAACGTGATCCTCTCGTTCGACTCTGATTCGGCGGGCATGAAAGCCGCCCTGAGGAGTTCACCGATTTTTGAACGCGCGGGCTTCAATACTCGTATATTGAGTATGCCCAAAGGCGAGGATCCGGACAGCATGCTTCGTGGAGGCAATGTGTCGGGTTTTGCTAACGTGATCGCATCGGCGGTGCCCATACCGGATTTCAAGATCAGGCTGATTGTCGATAAGCACGATATGCACTCCGACGAGGGCAAAGCAAACGCGCTCAAAGAGATCGCATTGGTCCTGGCCGAGATCGACAGCGTTGTGGACCGCGAAAGGTTGATAAGAAGTCTTGCAAAATATCATCCGAACTTCAGTACCGGCACGACTCTTGCAGAAGATCATTTAAGGGCTGAGGTTAATAATGCCCGGGCAAAAGTTGCCAGAAGCACAAAATATCGGCCTGAAAAAGTAATGAAGGAAACTAATGGGTCGGCGCAGAAGCCTCTAGCGAAGCCGAGTCTGGTCGAACGTTCGGAACGTTTATTATTGGGTATAATAATTCTTCAAAACCTTGATGCAAGCAAGGTATTTGAGGTGTTTTCGCCGAAGGAGTTTAGTGGAGAGCAGACACGCCTTTTGGCGAAGGCTGTGAGTAGACTCTACTCCGAGACGGGAAAAATTAACATGGAGCAGTTGCGATCTCAGATCGCGGATACTGCTTGTGAGAAATTGCTTATGGACCTGCTTATGGATATAGATGATTCCGAGCTTAATCATCCGGCCGATAAGTTGATCCAGGTAATACAAAAACATAAAAAAAATGAACAGCGTCAGCGGATGCGCGCTCTGGCCGACAAGATTCAAGCAGGTGAAATCAAGCGTGACGATCCTGAGTATGAAGAATGGGCAAAACTGGTCAAAGAAACGTCCAGTCCATGGCGGCGTTAG
- a CDS encoding GNAT family N-acetyltransferase yields MDFGRRVRGLAWQLSCCYTMDMKDIAQEFQFMDPGHLVDEELELILVERLPGDPARAFVPAYVFDMRVDGQKVGGINLRIGNTDGIVTYGGHIGYVVEPESRGHHYAERACRLVFPLAKNHGLTILWITCNPDNIPSRRTCERLGATLVEIVDLPEDNNMYQRGEREKCRFRIDLD; encoded by the coding sequence TTGGACTTTGGTCGACGGGTTCGTGGATTGGCCTGGCAGTTGTCTTGCTGTTATACTATGGATATGAAAGACATTGCCCAAGAGTTTCAGTTCATGGACCCGGGACATCTTGTCGACGAAGAACTTGAACTCATACTTGTTGAGAGGCTGCCTGGCGATCCTGCGCGCGCCTTTGTTCCTGCCTATGTGTTCGATATGCGTGTTGACGGCCAGAAGGTCGGTGGTATCAACCTGCGAATCGGCAATACTGATGGTATTGTCACTTACGGTGGACATATCGGGTATGTCGTTGAGCCTGAGTCACGCGGGCATCATTATGCTGAGCGGGCCTGTCGACTGGTTTTTCCATTGGCTAAAAATCATGGTCTCACAATCCTCTGGATAACTTGTAATCCAGATAACATACCTTCTCGTAGGACATGCGAGCGGTTGGGGGCGACTTTGGTCGAGATCGTCGATCTTCCCGAAGATAACAATATGTATCAGCGGGGGGAACGTGAAAAGTGCCGATTTAGGATTGATTTAGATTAA
- a CDS encoding bacteriophage holin gives MRLNILAFGLTCGIMWGFGVFFLTWWIMAFMGVTNDPIVLGYMYRGYNISPIGSVIGLAWALADGFVGGVIFAWLYNLITSKMHPSNE, from the coding sequence ATGCGGCTAAACATATTGGCCTTTGGTCTGACCTGCGGAATAATGTGGGGTTTCGGAGTTTTCTTTCTCACATGGTGGATAATGGCATTCATGGGTGTGACGAATGACCCTATCGTGCTTGGTTATATGTACAGAGGCTATAACATCAGCCCAATTGGAAGCGTTATTGGATTGGCGTGGGCTTTAGCCGATGGGTTTGTAGGCGGCGTGATATTCGCCTGGTTATACAATCTGATAACAAGCAAGATGCATCCATCCAACGAGTGA
- a CDS encoding glutamine synthetase III has product MSNLNGSEPVSSLYGSNVFSEAVMRERLPKDVYKSIKRTIDGGAPLDPSIAATVASAMKDWAIEKGATHFCHWFQPMTGVTAEKHDAFISPTGDGRTIMEFSGKELIQGEPDASSFPSGGLRATFEARGYTAWDCTSPVFVKESGDSISLYIPSAFCSYTSEALDKKTPLLRSMDILSKQAVRVLRALGNTSSNHVTATLGPEQEYFLVDADFVKERMDLILCGRTLFGAPPPKGQEMEDHYFGTIHERVASFMTEVNEELWKLGVSAKTQHNEVSPAQYELAPIFATVNVATDHNQLTMETMQKVAIRHGFVCLLHEKPFAGVNGSGKHNNWSIVTDDGINLLDPGKTPHENEQFLIFLCSIIRAVDKYAKILRASVATSGNDHRLGANEAPPAIVSIFLGDQLTDIFKQLGNGGAKSSKSGGELKLGVSTLPKLPMDCTDRNRTSPFAFTGNKFEFRMVGSTQSTAGPNFVLNSIVADVLSEVADALEKAPDVSAKAQEILAKIATEHKKIIFNGDNYTEEWTVEAEKRGLPNICNSVDSLDAMLEPDVVKLFSKHGVLSEHEWHARYEILLERYCKEINIEGLTTINIAKRQILPVAIEYSSMVANTINSVKAAGATSKAQSKILTDVCSLIDDLQVGIVKLEEAVEKSASVEDVPKQARAYRDSVIPAMAEVRKAVDALEMIVDADMWPLPTYAQMLFVR; this is encoded by the coding sequence ATGAGTAACCTAAATGGAAGCGAGCCGGTCAGCAGTTTGTACGGCTCCAATGTATTCAGCGAAGCGGTTATGCGTGAACGCTTGCCCAAGGATGTATACAAGTCCATCAAGCGCACAATTGATGGCGGCGCCCCGCTGGATCCGAGCATAGCCGCTACTGTGGCAAGTGCAATGAAAGACTGGGCCATCGAAAAAGGCGCAACACATTTCTGCCACTGGTTCCAGCCGATGACCGGTGTGACCGCTGAAAAGCATGATGCATTCATATCCCCGACAGGTGACGGCCGCACTATTATGGAGTTCAGCGGCAAGGAACTTATTCAGGGTGAACCCGATGCTTCATCGTTTCCATCCGGTGGGCTGCGTGCAACATTCGAGGCTCGCGGCTATACGGCATGGGACTGCACTTCCCCGGTTTTCGTCAAGGAAAGCGGCGACAGCATCTCTCTGTATATTCCGAGCGCGTTCTGCTCATATACCAGCGAGGCGCTCGACAAGAAAACTCCTCTGCTTCGCTCTATGGATATCCTGAGCAAACAGGCTGTCCGCGTGCTGCGTGCCCTCGGCAACACATCATCCAATCATGTGACCGCCACACTCGGCCCTGAGCAGGAATATTTCCTGGTCGATGCCGATTTTGTTAAAGAGAGAATGGATCTTATCCTGTGCGGACGCACTCTCTTCGGCGCGCCGCCGCCCAAAGGTCAGGAGATGGAAGACCACTACTTCGGCACAATCCACGAGCGAGTGGCGTCATTCATGACCGAAGTCAACGAAGAACTCTGGAAACTGGGCGTATCGGCCAAAACACAGCACAATGAAGTATCGCCTGCTCAGTATGAGCTGGCTCCCATATTCGCGACTGTCAACGTCGCCACAGACCACAACCAGCTCACCATGGAGACCATGCAGAAAGTGGCCATCCGCCATGGTTTCGTCTGCCTGCTGCATGAAAAGCCCTTCGCCGGAGTGAACGGTTCGGGCAAGCACAACAACTGGTCTATCGTGACCGATGACGGCATCAATCTGCTCGATCCGGGCAAGACCCCGCATGAGAACGAGCAGTTCCTTATCTTCCTGTGCTCCATAATCAGAGCGGTCGACAAGTATGCCAAGATACTGCGCGCAAGTGTGGCGACCTCCGGCAACGACCATCGTCTGGGAGCCAACGAAGCACCGCCTGCGATCGTCTCGATCTTCCTCGGCGATCAGCTCACCGATATATTCAAGCAGCTCGGAAACGGCGGCGCGAAGAGCAGCAAGTCCGGCGGAGAACTCAAGCTGGGTGTCAGCACACTGCCCAAGCTGCCGATGGACTGCACCGACCGCAACAGGACATCGCCGTTTGCATTCACAGGCAACAAGTTCGAGTTCAGAATGGTCGGCTCGACACAGTCTACTGCCGGTCCGAACTTTGTACTAAACAGCATCGTGGCCGATGTGCTCTCGGAAGTCGCTGATGCATTGGAGAAAGCTCCGGACGTGAGCGCCAAGGCTCAGGAAATCCTGGCCAAGATCGCAACCGAACATAAGAAGATTATCTTCAATGGTGACAACTACACAGAAGAATGGACCGTTGAAGCGGAGAAGCGTGGTCTCCCGAACATTTGCAACTCGGTGGATTCGCTCGATGCTATGCTGGAGCCGGATGTTGTCAAGCTCTTCTCCAAGCATGGGGTCCTTTCCGAGCATGAGTGGCATGCGCGCTACGAAATCCTGCTCGAAAGATACTGCAAAGAGATCAATATTGAGGGTCTGACCACGATAAATATCGCAAAGCGCCAGATTCTGCCGGTCGCGATCGAATATTCGAGCATGGTCGCAAACACCATCAACTCGGTGAAGGCTGCAGGCGCAACCTCAAAGGCTCAGAGCAAGATACTGACCGATGTCTGCTCACTGATCGACGACCTGCAGGTAGGCATCGTCAAGCTCGAAGAGGCTGTCGAAAAGTCCGCATCTGTCGAGGATGTGCCGAAGCAGGCTCGCGCTTATCGTGACAGCGTAATTCCGGCAATGGCCGAGGTCCGCAAGGCTGTCGATGCACTTGAGATGATAGTGGATGCAGATATGTGGCCGCTGCCGACATATGCGCAGATGCTGTTTGTCAGGTGA
- a CDS encoding M48 family metalloprotease has product MTIDSAKQSKTTQSLKPEKPLSGSAHTALLVWCALISLLSYVFGAGAIAITLVVLAMDIALIIPAARIGLAGKIIAPTQAVYSLLITIIRSFKFEESRDCHIKLPKSVAPRLYELSTELASKIGVVPPDGIVLEMENNASVHLSGYRTGKGSTRLMIGFDMLAILSEQELAAIMAHELSHAKLINRGYRNVVINGTYRCIQMSQELSSLCSSVHEAKQRFYLAEILSGIAGQFAKLALKLVSAYMRQDEFAADRLAARICGAGACKSALLATDIASIKGRDLTFKERLMHLERDESFTDWLHARLSPADGEERTELVNKTLANSKPGDFNTHPTTADRLAMWGEGEISEAGEPAISLIRDPDFVARKIADEIERVISLAEQDDTNRLARWIRKKSIGQMKFTGWQALFIIIGVFTLMFFIVGLLSSASILAVLIMAAILVICVALFRIMGYSERVGLPFPSYRLVDEKLRCNPDPDDANDKEFEAMLSNQAKPLRMGRANLARYWADRAYAALKECDYKTALAASRLAIMASSKCDEALLANGVSEAYFGNADASNRSINTIYSRCNLVGTLTWGFGWAFALQRSWNAAEVYLIDAAARYPNEPTVLALLARCQWEREKLNEALFNIRRAVSLAPNDHSLRLLLTKVLLDLRRAKAANEQIAIIQKEQPDDYEVMLCALVAETFLGHADDADNMINTLLEKEPGPKTLGTVGRICFDAGEMEKAKHYLEAVVELGFSPSSLLCLANIEYQNENKERAHSLLLEALNVCKETLPDATPVEELLPGIFKGLTSCEESTSECTAWVSTIDLDGSPLKMKRMSLLVCAPNIETAKDYIWSIYEAMHPGRILDSIKVHWERAPKDQQPTEPISTGIYGFIPYT; this is encoded by the coding sequence ATGACGATTGATTCTGCAAAGCAGAGCAAAACCACGCAAAGTCTCAAGCCTGAAAAGCCACTGTCTGGAAGCGCTCACACGGCTCTGCTTGTCTGGTGTGCTCTGATTTCTTTGCTGAGCTATGTATTTGGCGCTGGCGCTATTGCAATTACCTTGGTCGTTCTTGCTATGGATATTGCTTTAATAATACCGGCTGCGAGGATCGGGTTGGCTGGAAAGATTATAGCCCCCACACAGGCAGTATACTCGCTGCTGATCACAATCATTCGCAGTTTCAAGTTCGAGGAGAGCCGAGACTGCCATATCAAACTCCCAAAATCAGTTGCGCCGAGGCTATATGAGCTTTCAACAGAGTTGGCCAGCAAAATTGGTGTTGTGCCGCCTGATGGGATAGTCCTTGAAATGGAAAACAATGCCTCGGTTCATCTATCCGGCTATCGAACCGGCAAGGGAAGCACTCGACTTATGATCGGTTTCGATATGCTGGCGATCCTCTCTGAGCAAGAACTGGCTGCGATAATGGCGCATGAACTCTCTCATGCAAAACTGATCAATCGCGGGTATCGCAATGTCGTCATAAACGGCACATATCGCTGTATCCAGATGTCGCAGGAGCTTTCATCATTGTGCTCTTCTGTCCATGAAGCAAAGCAGCGGTTTTATCTCGCTGAGATTCTCTCGGGCATCGCAGGACAATTTGCAAAACTCGCTCTCAAACTTGTATCGGCATATATGAGGCAAGATGAGTTCGCGGCAGACCGTTTGGCTGCCCGGATATGCGGAGCAGGCGCGTGCAAGAGTGCACTGCTGGCAACAGATATCGCTTCAATAAAAGGCCGGGACCTGACGTTCAAAGAGCGTCTGATGCATCTTGAACGCGATGAGAGTTTCACGGACTGGCTTCACGCCAGACTCTCCCCGGCAGATGGTGAAGAGCGAACTGAACTGGTGAATAAGACACTTGCGAACAGCAAACCAGGTGATTTCAACACCCACCCGACCACAGCCGACAGGTTGGCGATGTGGGGTGAGGGTGAAATTTCAGAGGCAGGCGAACCCGCAATCAGTCTAATCAGAGACCCGGATTTTGTGGCCAGGAAAATTGCCGACGAGATCGAGCGAGTCATCAGCTTGGCTGAGCAGGATGATACGAATAGACTGGCGCGCTGGATTCGCAAAAAATCGATCGGCCAAATGAAGTTTACTGGATGGCAGGCGCTCTTCATTATTATCGGTGTGTTCACGCTGATGTTTTTCATAGTAGGCTTGCTCAGTAGCGCATCTATTCTGGCTGTTTTGATAATGGCAGCCATCCTTGTGATCTGTGTTGCTCTGTTCCGAATTATGGGTTACAGTGAGCGCGTTGGGCTTCCATTCCCAAGTTACAGACTGGTAGATGAGAAGCTGAGGTGCAATCCTGATCCTGATGACGCGAACGACAAAGAGTTTGAGGCCATGCTTTCGAATCAAGCCAAGCCGCTCAGGATGGGCAGAGCAAACTTAGCGAGATATTGGGCAGACCGTGCCTATGCCGCTCTCAAGGAATGCGACTACAAGACAGCACTCGCCGCTTCAAGACTGGCTATCATGGCCAGCTCCAAATGTGACGAGGCTCTTTTGGCTAACGGCGTATCTGAGGCCTATTTCGGCAACGCGGACGCCTCGAATCGGTCAATCAACACTATATACAGCCGCTGCAACCTCGTCGGCACGTTGACATGGGGATTTGGATGGGCATTTGCGCTGCAGAGAAGCTGGAACGCTGCTGAAGTTTATCTGATTGACGCTGCAGCGCGATACCCTAATGAGCCGACCGTGCTTGCGCTGCTTGCGAGATGTCAGTGGGAGCGCGAAAAACTAAATGAAGCCCTGTTCAACATACGACGTGCAGTGAGCCTGGCGCCGAACGATCATTCGCTGCGATTGCTTTTGACCAAGGTGCTGCTTGACTTGCGGCGAGCAAAAGCGGCAAATGAGCAGATCGCGATCATTCAAAAGGAACAACCCGATGATTATGAGGTTATGCTATGCGCACTCGTTGCAGAAACATTTCTTGGACATGCAGATGATGCCGATAATATGATAAATACACTTCTTGAAAAAGAGCCGGGACCAAAAACCCTTGGGACAGTGGGCAGAATTTGTTTTGATGCAGGGGAGATGGAAAAGGCGAAACACTACCTGGAAGCAGTGGTTGAGCTTGGATTCAGTCCATCGTCATTACTCTGTCTTGCGAACATAGAATATCAAAATGAAAATAAAGAACGTGCGCACAGCCTGCTTCTTGAAGCATTAAACGTATGCAAGGAGACTCTCCCTGACGCAACACCCGTTGAGGAATTGCTTCCCGGCATATTCAAGGGGCTGACTTCGTGTGAAGAGTCAACATCTGAATGCACGGCGTGGGTATCGACCATTGACCTTGACGGCTCACCGCTGAAGATGAAGAGAATGTCGCTGCTGGTCTGCGCACCGAACATTGAGACTGCAAAGGATTACATCTGGAGTATATATGAAGCCATGCATCCCGGCCGTATACTGGATTCGATCAAAGTGCATTGGGAACGCGCTCCAAAGGATCAGCAGCCCACGGAGCCGATCAGTACCGGCATCTATGGTTTCATTCCATACACGTAA
- a CDS encoding polysaccharide deacetylase family protein produces MNVIHKFHVITIIAALLTFAGSACFCAPEDYLGHVADGLSELEQGKTNESAAALKEALACNSGDTLAHVALGVTLLCGGRSEGAVAEFDRALDLNKHCSCAYYCKGLNYLSKNKLKEAAECFSQARDLPTKGATEYVKAIESGKYAVDAGEDESLQAMSALCQMSKGDYSEAMALLTALQDKSSDDAFGERIGCLMTFLKSAPIQFTGWPIKDPDYKTKPSKLPQVSGTITLKADLSKADSVIIVSFHVDGKFVGMTNNPPFSYSWDTTRFANGTHTVKIIGTDTYGSAVSEKSIQVMVQNAVSSAVSEPVSGDEAIKLWARLWRIMCLKPSRAGINYNLAHCAVKMHDEPTAVDALERTIAANPNYLDASDLIARLNSTRGNTAKLYGVKTSRKIIALSFDDGPKPDSGVLLDILKQKGVRATFFVVGKQAEAFPDIVKRMAGEGHDIQNHTYNHRALEFLSPKEIEQEIAAGSVCVRKITGRGTHFIRPPGARAGKRLPEIVKQLGMTAVYWTANCASVEGTSKEKMFRYVVSSARPGGIILMHNLEGVTLQALPDIIDALKKKGYTFVTISELATENEVKK; encoded by the coding sequence TTGAACGTTATACACAAATTTCATGTTATCACGATAATCGCGGCGCTGCTGACTTTCGCAGGCAGCGCATGTTTTTGTGCGCCTGAGGACTATTTGGGGCATGTAGCGGACGGCCTGAGCGAACTGGAACAGGGCAAGACAAATGAGAGCGCAGCCGCTCTGAAAGAAGCTCTTGCCTGCAACTCCGGTGACACGCTGGCACATGTCGCGCTGGGCGTAACTCTGCTTTGCGGAGGCCGTTCCGAAGGTGCCGTAGCCGAGTTTGACCGGGCGCTTGACCTCAACAAGCACTGCTCCTGCGCATACTACTGCAAAGGGCTCAATTACCTGAGCAAGAACAAGCTCAAGGAAGCAGCAGAATGTTTTTCCCAGGCTCGTGACCTGCCCACAAAAGGCGCGACAGAGTATGTGAAGGCCATCGAGTCGGGAAAATATGCGGTCGACGCGGGCGAGGATGAGTCTCTGCAGGCGATGAGCGCGCTGTGTCAGATGAGCAAAGGCGATTACTCCGAGGCAATGGCCCTGCTTACGGCTCTTCAGGACAAGTCTTCGGACGATGCGTTTGGTGAGCGCATAGGCTGCCTGATGACGTTCCTCAAAAGCGCACCAATCCAATTCACCGGCTGGCCGATAAAGGACCCGGACTACAAAACAAAACCTTCCAAATTGCCTCAGGTCTCCGGCACGATCACACTAAAAGCCGACCTCAGCAAGGCGGACAGCGTAATCATTGTTTCGTTTCATGTGGACGGCAAATTCGTCGGGATGACCAATAATCCGCCGTTTTCATACTCATGGGATACGACCCGGTTTGCAAACGGCACTCACACGGTCAAGATCATCGGCACCGACACATATGGGTCCGCTGTAAGCGAAAAGAGCATCCAGGTGATGGTGCAAAATGCCGTGTCGAGCGCAGTATCAGAGCCTGTCTCCGGCGATGAAGCGATTAAATTGTGGGCGCGGCTTTGGAGAATTATGTGTCTGAAGCCCTCGCGGGCAGGGATCAACTATAATCTGGCACACTGCGCCGTCAAGATGCATGATGAACCGACTGCGGTCGATGCGCTGGAACGGACAATCGCGGCAAACCCGAATTATCTGGACGCATCCGATTTGATTGCAAGGCTCAACAGCACTCGCGGGAACACTGCCAAGCTCTATGGCGTCAAGACAAGTAGGAAGATAATAGCGCTTTCATTTGACGACGGACCCAAACCCGATTCCGGCGTGCTTCTCGATATCTTGAAGCAAAAAGGCGTCAGGGCGACTTTTTTCGTAGTCGGCAAGCAGGCCGAGGCTTTCCCTGATATAGTCAAGCGCATGGCTGGTGAGGGTCACGATATCCAAAACCATACGTATAACCACCGGGCGCTGGAGTTTCTCAGCCCCAAGGAAATAGAGCAGGAAATAGCTGCCGGATCGGTGTGTGTCCGCAAGATAACCGGCAGAGGCACACATTTTATCAGGCCGCCTGGAGCGCGGGCAGGCAAGCGACTGCCTGAGATCGTCAAACAGCTCGGCATGACGGCCGTCTATTGGACTGCCAACTGCGCATCGGTCGAAGGTACGTCGAAAGAAAAAATGTTCAGGTACGTCGTCTCATCGGCAAGGCCGGGGGGAATAATACTTATGCACAACCTGGAGGGGGTGACCCTGCAGGCACTGCCGGATATCATCGATGCGCTTAAGAAGAAAGGCTACACATTTGTGACTATATCTGAACTGGCGACAGAGAATGAAGTAAAAAAATAG